The following are encoded in a window of Urocitellus parryii isolate mUroPar1 chromosome 7, mUroPar1.hap1, whole genome shotgun sequence genomic DNA:
- the Eral1 gene encoding GTPase Era, mitochondrial has product MAMAAPGRCGVELVRAGLKVWQLGPHAVREWVAPFRSLLGCQRRCVSSVGAATFSNPRLPSASRHYGQGSAMDHFVGVSQPENSLTSCAPAVSMYKDEQNLLLVQPPDMPENPRVLRVVLLGAPNAGKSTLSNQLLGRNVFPVSKKVHTTRCQALGVITEKESQVILLDTPGIISPVKQKRHHLELSLLEDPWKSMESADLVLVLVDVSDKWTRNQLSPQVLQCLTQFSQVPSILVLNKVDCLKQKSILLELTAALTEGVVNGKKLNIRQAFRPCPDTHCPRPAAKDLNTQSEKNARKIGWPSFQEIFMLSALSQEDVKTLKQYLLAQAQPGPWEFHSGVLTSQTPEEICTNKIREKLLEYLPQEVPYNVQQKTVVWEEGPSGELIIHQNLLVPKESHMRILIGEKGHLISQIAQEVGRDLMDIFLCDIQIRLSVKLLK; this is encoded by the exons ATGGCAATGGCTGCCCCAGGCAGGTGTGGGGTTGAGCTTGTTCGCGCGGGGTTGAAAGTCTGGCAGCTGGGTCCCCACGCGGTGAGGGAATGGGTGGCTCCGTTTCGTTCACTTTTAGGCTGTCAAAGGAGGTGCGTGTCCAGTGTGGGAGCTGCCACTTTCTCTAATCCCCGCCTGCCCTCAGCCTCTCGCCATTATGGCCAGGGCTCAGCTATGGACCACTTCGTTGGAGTCTCTCAGCCCGAGAATTCGCTGACTTCATGTGCTCCGGCGGTGTCCATGTATAAAG ATGAGCAGAATCTCCTCTTGGTTCAACCCCCTGACATGCCTGAGAATCCCCGAGTGCTACGAGTGGTCCTCCTGGGAGCTCCCAATGCAGGGAAGTCAACGCTTTCTAACCAGCTGCTAGGCCGAAAT GTGTTCCCTGTCTCCAAGAAGGTGCACACTACACGTTGCCAGGCTCTGGGGGTCATCACAGAGAAGGAATCTCAGGTG ATTCTACTTGACACACCTGGAATCATCAGTCCTGTTAAACAGAAGAG GCACCATCTGGAGCTCTCTTTGTTGGAAGATCCATGGAAGAGCATGGAATCTGCTGACCTTG TTTTAGTTCTTGTGGATGTCTCAGACAAGTGGACTCGAAATCAGCTCAGCCCTCAGGTGCTCCAGTGCTTGACCCAGTTCTCTCAGGTCCCCAGCATTCTTGTCTTGAACAAG GTAGATTGCCTGAAGCAGAAATCAATTCTCCTGGAGCTCACAGCAGCTCTCACTGAAGGTGTGGTTAACGGAAAGAAGCTTAATATAAGACAGGCCTTCCGCCCATGTCCTGACACCCATTGTCCTAGACCAGCAGCCAAGGACTTAAACACACAGTCTGAGAAAAATGCTCGAAAGATTGGCTGGCCCAGCTTCCAGGAGATCTTCATGTTGTCAGCTCTAAGCCAAGAGGATGTGAAGACACTAAAG CAATACCTCTTGGCACAGGCCCAACCAGGACCCTGGGAGTTCCACAGTGGAGTCCTCACTAGCCAGACACCTGAAGAGATCTGTACCAACAAAATCCGAGAGAAACTCCTAGAGTACCTCCCCCAGGAGGTGCCCTACAATGTGCAGCAG AAGACAGTGGTGTGGGAGGAAGGACCAAGTGGGGAGCTGATAATCCATCAGAACCTTCTGGTACCCAAAGAATCTCATATG AGGATCCTGATTGGTGAGAAGGGCCATCTTATCTCCCAGATTGCCCAGGAGGTGGGCCGCGACCTAATGGACATCTTCCTCTGTGACATTCAGATACGCCTTTCTGTGAAGCTACTCAAGTGA